The Strix uralensis isolate ZFMK-TIS-50842 chromosome 16, bStrUra1, whole genome shotgun sequence genome has a window encoding:
- the MPRIP gene encoding myosin phosphatase Rho-interacting protein isoform X6 has product MHKDSSSRDVGRGAEKSGRPLSFKASRQYTTLADVPKAIRISNREAFQVERKRLERRTRARSPGREEVARLFGNERRRSQVIEKFEALDIENAEHMETNVSAGAALSSETRQGRSEKRVFPRKRDFTCEGAAVGSILDVSASPLSPHRRAKSLDRRSTESSMTPDLLNFKKGWLTKQYEDGQWKKHWFVLTDQSLRYYRDSVAEEAADLDGEIDLSTCYDVTEYPVQRNYGFQIHTKEGEFTLSAMTSGIRRNWIQTIMKHVRPTTAPDVTRKNFSLKLSVLKPSSLPEEKSKTSSSFETGPKPSEKLDAEQAELDPEQKRSRARERRREGRSKTFDWAEFRPIQQALAQERANAADSSKSGSAAFSRDAGAAEADPGELERERARRREERRKRFEMIDAVDGAGSEEALRMEVDRILPVPTDIKPQNVHVEIEQRWHQVETTPLREEKQIPIAPLHLAHAEDRDEGLTKQHLTTLLEKELEQKQKEALELLEQNRHLQDQLKVALGREQSAREGYVLQTEVAASPSGAWQRLHKVNQDLQSELEAQCQRQELINQQIQSLKRSYAEAKDVIRHHEAEIQSLQARLSNAAAELSIKEQTLAKLKSDLRSEKEKAKEQLEEWQHGEATLSSQLKASEQKLKSAEALLLEKTQELRDLEMQQALQRDHQKEVQRLQDRIADLSRQLNASEQTRILMEEKLQKNYEALLESCEREKQVLIRSLKEVEDKANEYENQLQNSEQQMEILQKEKLSAKFEGSELVHQLEEQLVMKEASIQKLAEHIKELERERDQIKCRFQELMNQVAESDNEVAKLQAKLKMEETNYHNLEQSFEEVSDQFQGVQKVLKEKEEELRHVKEMHLRIVEKKDQDLSEALVKMVALDSSLEETKVKLKAKEEALKKLASVGTGPCAEEAEDLGPSLEADESNPSQLGQPLQTQDVLPALTYALKEEEDEVLETSQRQAEEFGSPSKSVELQDQELVQKALAKPDVGIMGAKRQRIRFSSIQCQKYIHPDGSEKNWTSSTSSDTSQDRSLSEESMSSEPALGYPSSGTSDSETYLSIIHSLETKLYITEEKLKDVTMKLESQHGHNQETLIALHHQWASTESQLREQLQTSLSQVSALISQLESERQEKFKLIENHVSELGGFQMKNDQALTCLEKCREQLRSLPKSEKEKEGDLFLVTLSSMETTLSNAIQALRGAPVPSEYQQSESLIAESPAPEGGFLGEEEHVSKEQRAEMFDASQLRWLSERVAFEASLINHIAESLKNASSEISWLLREIQGTAEVVLLEPANVSHTAVDLASVLSKKLLLEGEFWSQVEELRVHLSTREGEAEGKTETTGLGFSPCFLSAVADATLIKAELGFVAQKMRESFHRRLKTIEEDLHNTKTALQQHKCMLEEIIKAYRTPDFDRVMHQISEALEIQKDASERTQISWDGSRLQMVPCQELAKVEETGNLPDRSSEALVSIQEDLAQQLKDKSNVLKEISVALLSLPPEEAMRDCQKLLKISQSLSYHSCMGDLERYSSLLVHDAIVQAQVCYAACKVQLEYEREMKSYKESLQSMDALCQERVKTVSLLRDEYEDLLRKQQGEYSEVIAMLERENADLKAKVSQLDSQQRLLEEEEHKHSKSLSELQGRYEEEIRNVIEQLNRTEDALKAERTEGLNQLDAIVRDKQNMERYHLEQMQMLEDKFQAKIKELQVIHGEELQALQEHYSQNLQRLQETLDEYQRQHPEASPTVGPGGGDAWVADEVGGTGQGPGGDLDSMHGLRERIQELEAQMNVMRDELENKHLEGNASTLREKYQKDFENLKATCERGFAAMEETHQKKIEDLQRQHQRELEKLREEKDRLLAEETAATISAIEAMKNAHREELERELEKSQRSQISSVNADIEALRRQYLEELQSVQRELEVLSEQYSQKCLENAHLAQALEAERQALRQCQRENQELNAHNQELNNRLAAEITRLRTLLTGEGGGEAAGSPLTQGKDAYELEVLLRVKESEIQYLKQEISSLKDELQTALRDKKYASDKYKDIYTELSIVKAKADCDISRLKEQLKAATEAQGEKSPVNTTVSGYDIMKSKSNPDFLKKDRSSVSRQLRNIRSKSLKEGLTVQERLKLFESRDLKKD; this is encoded by the exons ATGCACAAGGACTCCAGCAGCAGAGATGTAGGAAGGGGAGCTGAAAAATCGGGGCGTCCCCTTTCTTTTAAAGCCAGCCGGCAGTACACCACCCTGGCCGACGTTCCCAAGGCCATTAGGATCAGTAATCGTGAGGCCTTCCAGGTGGAGAGGAAGCGGCTAGAGCGGAGAACCCGGGCCCGTAGCCCTGGGAGAGAAGAAGTGGCCCGGCTCTTTGGCAATGAGAGAAG gCGATCCCAGGTCATTGAAAAATTTGAGGCATTAGATATTGAGAACGCGGAGCACATGGAAACGAATGTGTCGGCTGGTGCTGCCCTTTCCAGTGAGACGCGTCAGGGCAGGAGCGAGAAGAGGGTTTTCCCGCGGAAACGG GACTTCACTTGTGAAGGTGCAGCTGTGGGCTCCATCCTGGATGTGTCTGCGTCTCCTCTGTCCCCGCATCGCCGGGCAAAGTCGCTGGACAGGAGGTCCACGGAGTCCTCTATGACG CCTGACCTGCTGAACTTCAAGAAGGGCTGGTTGACAAAACAGTATGAGGACGGGCAG TGGAAGAAACACTGGTTTGTGCTGACTGACCAGAGCCTGCGATACTACCGGGATTCAGTGGCGGAGGAG GCAGCTGACCTGGATGGAGAAATCGATTTATCCACGTGCTACGATGTTACTGAGTACCCAGTTCAGCGAAACTACGGCTTCCAGATCCAC ACGAAGGAAGGGGAGTTCACCCTCTCCGCCATGACGTCGGGCATTCGCCGCAACTGGATCCAGACCATCATGAAGCACGTTCGCCCCACGACTGCTCCCGATGTAACAAG GAAAAACTTCTCTTTGAAACTATCCGTGCTGAAGCCCAG CTCCCTgccagaagagaaaagcaaaacaagctcTTCCTTCGAGACTGGTCCAAAGCCGAGCGAGAAGCTGGATGCGGAGCAGGCTGAGCTGGACCCAGAGCAGAAGCGGAGCCGTGCCCGGGAGCGCCGGCGAGAAGGACGTTCCAAGACCTTTGACTGGGCTGAATTTCGCCCCATCCAGCAAGCCCTGGCCCAGGAACGTGCAAACGCTGCAGACTCCTCCAAGAGTGGCTCTGCCGCCTTCTCCAGGGACGCCGGTGCCGCCGAGGCTGACCCGGGAGAGCTGGAGCGGgagcgggcccggcggcgggaggagcggcGCAAACGCTTCGAGATGATCGATGCCGTGGACGGGGCAGGGTCGGAAGAGGCTCTAAGGATGGAGGTGGACCGGATCCTGCCCGTCCCGACGGACATCAAACCGCAGAACGTCCACGTGGAGATTGAGCAGCGCTGGCACCAGGTGGAGACCACCCCGctgagggaggagaagcagaTCCCCATCGCGCCCCTGCACCTCGCCCATGCCGAGGACCGGGATGAGGGGCTGACGAAGCAACACTTGACCACGCTGCTGGAGAAGGAG CTggagcagaagcagaaggaggcCCTGGAGCTCCTGGAGCAGAACCGGCACCTGCAGGACCAGCTGAAAGTGGCACTGGGCCGGGAGCAGAGTGCCCGCGAGGGCTACGTGTTGCAG ACCGAGGTGGCCGCCTCGCCATCAGGTGCCTGGCAGAGGCTCCACAAAGTCAACCAAGACCTCCAAAGCGAGCTGGAAGCCCAATGCCAGCGTCAAGAGCTGATCAATCAGCAGATTCAGTCGCTGAAGCGCAGCTACGCTGAGGCCAAGGACGTGATCCGGCACCACGAAGCTGAGATTCAGAGCCTGCAGGCGAGGCTCAGTAACGCAGCGGCCGAGCTCTCCATCAAGGAGCAGACCCTGGCCAAGCTCAAGAGCGACCTGAGgagtgaaaaagagaaagccaAAGAGCAGCTGGAGGAGTGGCAGCATGGTGAGGCCACGCTCAGCTCCCAGCTGAAGGCCAGCGAGCAGAAGCTGAAGAGCGCAGAGGCTCTGCTCCTGGAGAAGACCCAGGAGCTGCGGGACCTGGAGATGCAGCAGGCTTTGCAGAGGGACCATCAGAAGGAGGTGCAGCGGCTCCAAGACAGGATCGCGGACCTGAGCAGGCAGCTGAACGCTAGCGAGCAAACGCGGATCCTCATGGAGGAGAAGCTGCAGAAGAATTATGAGGCTTTGCTGGAGAGCTGCGAGAGGGAAAAGCAGGTTTTAATACGGAGTCTGAAGGAGGTGGAGGATAAGGCCAACGAGTACGAGAACCAGCTGCAAAATAGCGAGCAGCAAATGGAGATTCTGCAGAAGGAGAAACTCAGTGCAAAGTTTGAAGGCAGCGAGCTTGTCCaccagctggaggagcagctggtGATGAAGGAGGCCAGCATCCAGAAACTCGCAGAGCACATCAAGGAGCTCGAAAGAGAGAGAGATCAGATCAAATGTCGGTTCCAGGAGCTCATGAATCAGGTTGCCGAGTCGGATAATGAAGTTGCAAAGCTGCAAGCAAAGTTGAAAATGGAAGAGACCAACTACCACAATCTGGAGCAATCGTTTGAGGAGGTGTCGGATCAGTTCCAGGGTGTGCAGAAggtgctgaaagaaaaagaagaagagttGAGACATGTTAAGGAAATGCACTTGAGAATTGTGGAAAAGAAGGACCAAGATCTCAGTGAGGCTTTGGTTAAAATGGTTGCTTTAGATAGCAGTTTAGAGGAGACTAAAGTAAAGCTAAAGGCCAAGGAGGAGGCTTTAAAGAAATTAGCTAGTGTAGGCACAGGTCCATGTGCTGAGGAGGCAGAAGACCTTGGCCCCAGTCTCGAGGCTGATGAAAGTAACCCATCCCAACTAGGGCAGCCTCTGCAAACTCAGGATGTCCTCCCAGCTCTGACTTATgcactgaaggaggaggaggatgaggttcttgagaccagccAGAGGCAAGCAGAGGAATTCGGCTCCCCATCCAAAAGTGTAGAGCTCCAGGACCAAGAGTTGGTTCAGAAAGCCTTAGCAAAGCCTGATGTAGGAATCATGGGGGCCAAGAGGCAAAGAATCCGTTTCTCAAGCATCCAGTGCCAAAAATACATCCATCCAGACGGATCAGAGAAAAACTGGACAAGCAGTACCTCTTCAGACACGAGCCAAGACAGGTCGCTGTCTGAAGAAAGCATGTCATCAGAGCCGGCTCTTGGTTACCCGTCATCGGGGACAAGTGACTCTGAGACCTATCTCTCAATCATCCATTCCCTGGAAACCAAACTTTATATTACAGAGGAGAAACTCAAAGATGTAACAATGAAGCTCGAAAGCCAACATGGCCATAATCAGGAGACACTCATCGCCCTCCACCATCAGTGGGCCAGCACAGAGTCTCAGCTGCGGGAACAACTTCAGACCAGCTTATCCCAAGTCAGTGCTTTGATCTCACAGCTGGAGAGTGAGAGGCAGGAAAAGTTCAAGCTCATAGAAAATCATGTTAGCGAGCTGGGAggtttccaaatgaaaaatgatCAAGCGCTGACTTGCTTAGAGAAATGTAGAGAGCAGCTAAGATCTTTGCCcaaatcagaaaaggaaaaagagggtgATTTGTTCCTTGTTACTCTGTCCAGCATGGAAACAACCTTATCAAATGCAATCCAAGCCTTGAGAGGGGCGCCAGTCCCATCGGAGTATCAGCAGAGTGAAAGCCTTATCGCGGAAAGCCCCGCTCCAGAAGGAGGTTTTTTGGGAGAAGAGGAGCACGTCTCCAAGGAGCAGCGAGCGGAAATGTTTGACGCCAGCCAGCTGAGATGGCTTTCTGAGAGAGTGGCATTTGAGGCCTCTCTCATCAACCATATAGCGGAGTCTTTGAAAAATGCAAGCTCTGAGATATCTTGGCTTCTGAGAGAGATCCAGGGAACGGCTGAGGTGGTTTTGTTGGAGCCAGCAAATGTTTCTCATACAGCAGTGGACTTGGCCAGCGTCCTATCTAagaagctgctgctggaaggggagTTCTGGAGCCAGGTGGAGGAGCTGAGAGTGCACTTGAGCACCAGAGAAGGGGAAGCCGAgggcaaaacagaaacaacaggTTTGGGCTTTTCTCCATGTTTTCTAAGTGCTGTAGCAGATGCTACTTTGATCAAGGCAGAACTTGGGTTTGttgcacagaaaatgagagaatcTTTTCATCGGAGATTAAAAACAATCGAAGAAGACCTCCATAATACCAAAACAGCTCTCCAGCAGCATAAATGCATGTTGGAGGAGATCATCAAAGCGTACAGGACTCCTGATTTTGACAGAGTTATGCACCAGATTTCTGAAGCTCTTGAAATTCAGAAAGATGCTTCAGAAAGAACCCAAATCTCCTGGGACGGGAGCCGTCTCCAAATGGTGCCGTGTCAGGAATTAGCCAAGGTGGAGGAGACCGGCAACCTGCCCGACCGTAGTAGTGAAGCTCTTGTTTCCATTCAGGAAGATCTTGCCCAACAACTAAAGGACAAATCAAATGTTCTGAAGGAGATATCTGTTGCCTTACTCTCTCTGCCTCCTGAGGAGGCAATGAGAGACTGTCAGAAGCTCCTGAAGATATCTCAGAGTCTTTCTTATCATTCATGCATGGGAGACCTTGAACGGTATTCCTCTTTGTTAGTCCACGATGCAATTGTTCAGGCTCAGGTTTGTTACGCCGCTTGCAAAGTCCAACTGGAGTACGAGAGAGAGATGAAGTCCTACAAGGAGTCCTTACAGAGCATGGACGCGCTCTGCCAAGAGCGCGTGAAGACGGTCTCTCTTCTTCGGGACGAGTACGAGGACTTGCTCAGAAAGCAGCAGGGTGAGTACAGCGAGGTGATCGCCATGCTTGAAAGGGAGAACGCCGATCTCAAAGCCAAGGTGTCCCAGCTTGACAGTCAGCAAAGGCTCTTGGAGGAAGAAGAGCATAAACACAGCAAGAGTTTGAGTGAGTTACAGGGACGGTATGAGGAGGAGATTCGAAATGTGATAGAGCAGCTAAATAGGACAGAGGATGCTCTGAAGGCTGAGAGGACAGAGGGCCTCAACCAGCTGGATGCCATTGTCCGTGACAAGCAGAACATGGAGCGGTATCACCTGGAGCAGATGCAAATGCTGGAGGACAAGTTCCAGGCCAAGATCAAGGAGCTGCAGGTCATCCACGGCGAGGAGCTGCAGGCGCTGCAGGAGCACTACAGCCAGAACCTGCAGCGCCTGCAGGAGACCCTGGACGAGTACCAGAGGCAGCACCCGGAGGCGTCCCCCACGGTGGGCCCAGGTGGTGGGGACGCCTGGGTGGCCGATGAGGTGGGTGGCACCGGGCAGGGCCCCGGCGGTGACCTGGACTCCATGCATGGCCTGAGGGAACGAATCCAGGAGCTGGAGGCCCAGATGAACGTCATGAGGGACGAGCTGGAGAACAAGCATCTGGAGGGGAACGCTTCCACCTTGAGGGAAAAATACCAGAAAGACTTTGAAAACTTAAAG GCAACATGTGAAAGGGGCTTTGCAGCCATGGAAGAGACACACCAGAAGAAAATTGAGGACCTGCAGCGGCAGCACCAGCGGGAGCTGGAGAAGCTGCGGGAGGAGAAGGACCGCCTGCTGGCAGAGGAAACGGCTGCCACCATTTCAG CCATCGAAGCCATGAAGAACGCACACCGGGAGGAGCTGGAGCGAGAGCTGGAGAAGTCCCAGCGCTCCCAGATCAGCAGCGTCAATGCCGACATCGAGGCCCTCCGAAGGCAATACCT GGAGGAGCTGCAGTCGGTGCAGCGGGAGCTGGAGGTGCTTTCAGAGCAGTATTCGCAGAAGTGTTTGGAGAACGCCCACCTGGCGCAGGCGCTGGAGGCTGAGAGGCAGGCCCTCCGCCAGTGCCAGCGGGAAAACCAGGAGCTCAACGCCCACAACCAG gaGCTGAATAACCGCCTGGCTGCGGAGATCACGCGATTGCGGACCCTGCTGACCGGAGAGGGCGGGGGAGAGGCTGCTGGATCGCCTCTCACGCAGGGCAAGGACGCCTACGAGCTGGAG GTCCTGCTGCGGGTCAAAGAATCAGAAATCCAGTACCTGAAGCAGGAGATCAGCTCCCTCAAAGATGAGCTGCAGACAGCACTGAGG GATAAGAAATACGCCAGCGACAAGTACAAAGACATCTACACGGAGCTGAGCATTGTGAAGGCCAAGGCAGACTGTGATATCAGCAGGTTGAaagagcagctgaaagcagccaCAGAAGCTCAGGGAGAGAAATCCCCTGTGAACACCACTGTATCGGGATATG ATATTATGAAATCAAAAAGTAACCCTGATTTCTTGAAGAAAGACAGATCCAGTGTTAGCCGGCAACTAAGGAATATCAGGTCAAAG AGTCTGAAGGAAGGCCTGACTGTGCAAGAACGCCTGAAGCTTTTTGAATCCAGGGACTTGAAGAAAGACTAG